Proteins co-encoded in one Kocuria flava genomic window:
- the gatA gene encoding Asp-tRNA(Asn)/Glu-tRNA(Gln) amidotransferase subunit GatA has product MPNTGTPQGVVGLTAAELADRLAAGETTSVEAVEAHLARIGATDGTPVDPSDRSRGKAGLNAFLHVNAEEALEVAAEVDAARARGEQLPGLAGVPIAVKDLIVTKGQPTTAASRMLEDWRSPYDATVVERLRAARMPILGKTNLDEFAMGSSNEHSAFGPARNPWDLARIPGGSGGGSAAAVTAFQAPLALGTDTGGSIRQPAAVTGSVGVKPTYGGVSRYGVIAMASSLDQVGPVSRTVLDAALLHEVVGGHDPRDSTSLPEPVGGLAAAARAGAAEGGLAGLRVGVVKELTGEGFQPGVEQRFREAVEALREAGAEIVEIETPHFRYALGAYYLIMSSEVSSNLAKYDGVRFGHRVLPEEGPLTIERVMGATRAAGFGAEVKRRIILGTYALSAGYYDAYYGSAQKVRTLVQRDFAAAFEQVDVLVSPTAPTTAFELGAVDESADPMQMYLNDIATIPTNLAGIPAISVPGGLAPEDGLPVGIQFMAPAREDARLYRAGAGLEALLADRWGGPLWRDLPETTELVRDLAESTLSAPARGGAR; this is encoded by the coding sequence ATGCCGAACACCGGAACGCCCCAGGGCGTCGTCGGCCTCACGGCCGCCGAGCTCGCCGACCGCCTCGCCGCCGGGGAGACCACCTCGGTCGAGGCCGTCGAGGCCCACCTGGCCCGCATCGGGGCCACCGACGGCACGCCCGTCGACCCGTCCGACCGCTCGCGCGGGAAGGCCGGTCTCAACGCCTTCCTGCACGTCAACGCCGAGGAGGCCCTCGAGGTCGCCGCGGAGGTCGACGCCGCCCGCGCCCGCGGGGAGCAGCTGCCGGGGCTGGCCGGCGTGCCGATCGCCGTCAAGGACCTGATCGTCACGAAGGGCCAGCCGACCACCGCCGCCTCGCGGATGCTCGAGGACTGGCGCAGCCCCTACGACGCCACGGTCGTCGAGCGGTTGCGCGCGGCCCGGATGCCGATCCTGGGCAAGACGAACCTCGACGAGTTCGCGATGGGCTCCTCCAACGAGCACTCGGCCTTCGGCCCCGCCCGCAACCCGTGGGACCTCGCCCGCATCCCGGGCGGCTCCGGCGGCGGCTCCGCCGCGGCCGTGACGGCCTTCCAGGCGCCCCTGGCCCTGGGCACCGACACCGGCGGGTCCATCCGCCAGCCCGCCGCCGTGACCGGCTCGGTGGGCGTGAAGCCGACCTACGGCGGGGTCTCCCGCTACGGCGTGATCGCCATGGCCTCCTCCCTCGACCAGGTGGGCCCCGTCTCCCGCACGGTCCTCGACGCCGCCCTGCTGCACGAGGTCGTCGGCGGGCACGACCCGCGCGACTCCACCTCCCTGCCCGAGCCCGTGGGCGGGCTCGCCGCCGCCGCGCGGGCCGGGGCCGCCGAGGGCGGTCTGGCCGGGCTGCGGGTGGGCGTGGTCAAGGAGCTCACCGGCGAGGGCTTCCAGCCCGGCGTCGAGCAGCGCTTCCGGGAGGCCGTCGAGGCCCTGCGCGAGGCCGGGGCCGAGATCGTCGAGATCGAGACCCCGCACTTCCGCTACGCCCTGGGCGCCTACTACCTGATCATGTCCTCGGAGGTCTCCTCCAACCTCGCCAAGTACGACGGCGTGCGCTTCGGCCACCGCGTGCTGCCCGAGGAGGGGCCGCTGACGATCGAGCGCGTCATGGGCGCGACCCGCGCCGCGGGCTTCGGCGCGGAGGTCAAGCGCCGGATCATCCTCGGCACCTACGCCCTGTCCGCCGGCTACTACGACGCCTACTACGGCTCCGCGCAGAAGGTCCGCACCCTCGTCCAGCGCGACTTCGCCGCCGCGTTCGAGCAGGTCGACGTCCTCGTCTCCCCGACGGCCCCGACCACCGCGTTCGAGCTGGGCGCGGTGGACGAGTCCGCCGACCCGATGCAGATGTACCTCAACGACATCGCGACGATCCCCACGAACCTCGCCGGCATCCCGGCGATCTCCGTGCCCGGCGGCCTCGCCCCCGAGGACGGCCTGCCCGTGGGCATCCAGTTCATGGCCCCGGCCCGCGAGGACGCCCGGCTCTACCGCGCCGGCGCCGGCCTCGAGGCCCTGCTCGCCGACCGGTGGGGCGGGCCGCTGTGGCGGGACCTGCCGGAGACCACCGAGCTCGTCCGGGACCTGGCCGAGTCCACCCTGTCCGCCCCGGCCCGCGGAGGAGCCCGCTGA
- the gatB gene encoding Asp-tRNA(Asn)/Glu-tRNA(Gln) amidotransferase subunit GatB, whose protein sequence is MTQTTAEILSFDEAMAAFDPVLGFEVHVELNTRTKMFDAAPNTFGDEPNTNTTPVSLGLPGVLPVVNRAAVESAIKLGLALGCEIRPVSHFARKNYFYPDTPKNFQTSQYDEPIAENGSIDIELEDGTVFTVEIERAHMEEDAGKLTHMGGAAGRIQGADFSLVDYNRAGVPLIEIVTRPIVGAGERAPELARAYVAAIREIVKNLGISDARMERGNVRCDANVSLMPKGATTFGTRSETKNVNSLRAVERAVRYEIQRHAAVLQAGGTIVQETRHWHEDTRSTTSGRPKSDADDYRYFPEPDLVPVVTDEAWIERLRAELPEPPAERRRRLKADWGYADQEFRDVVNAGVLDEIEQTVAAGATPAAARKWWMGEIARLAKQREAEIAELGVTPATVVELDGLIAEGRINDKLAKKVLAHVLDGEGSPAEVVEARGLAVVSDDSVLTAAIDDAMAAMPEVVEKVRGGKVQAVGALIGPVMKATRGQADAARVRELILERLGVQG, encoded by the coding sequence ATGACGCAGACGACCGCTGAGATCCTGTCCTTCGACGAGGCGATGGCCGCGTTCGACCCCGTGCTCGGCTTCGAGGTGCACGTGGAGCTGAACACGCGGACCAAGATGTTCGACGCCGCCCCGAACACCTTCGGCGACGAGCCCAACACGAACACCACGCCGGTCTCCCTGGGCCTGCCCGGGGTGCTGCCCGTGGTCAACCGCGCGGCCGTGGAGTCCGCCATCAAGCTCGGCCTCGCGCTGGGCTGCGAGATCCGCCCGGTCTCCCACTTCGCCCGGAAGAACTACTTCTACCCGGACACCCCGAAGAACTTCCAGACCTCCCAGTACGACGAGCCGATCGCCGAGAACGGCTCGATCGACATCGAGCTGGAGGACGGGACCGTCTTCACCGTGGAGATCGAGCGCGCCCACATGGAGGAGGACGCCGGCAAGCTCACCCACATGGGCGGGGCCGCCGGCCGCATCCAGGGCGCCGACTTCTCCCTGGTCGACTACAACCGCGCCGGGGTGCCGCTGATCGAGATCGTCACCCGGCCCATCGTCGGGGCCGGGGAGCGCGCCCCGGAGCTGGCGCGCGCCTACGTGGCCGCCATCCGCGAGATCGTGAAGAACCTCGGGATCTCCGACGCCCGCATGGAGCGCGGCAACGTCCGCTGCGACGCCAACGTCTCCCTCATGCCCAAGGGCGCCACCACCTTCGGCACCCGCTCGGAGACGAAGAACGTCAACTCCCTGCGGGCCGTCGAGCGCGCCGTGCGCTACGAGATCCAGCGCCACGCGGCCGTGCTGCAGGCCGGGGGCACGATCGTGCAGGAGACCCGGCACTGGCACGAGGACACCCGCTCGACCACGAGCGGGCGGCCGAAGTCCGACGCCGACGACTACCGCTACTTCCCCGAGCCCGACCTCGTGCCGGTCGTCACGGACGAGGCGTGGATCGAGCGGCTGCGCGCCGAGCTGCCCGAGCCCCCGGCCGAGCGCCGCCGCCGGCTCAAGGCCGACTGGGGCTACGCCGACCAGGAGTTCCGCGACGTCGTCAACGCCGGGGTGCTCGACGAGATCGAGCAGACCGTCGCCGCCGGGGCCACCCCGGCCGCGGCCCGCAAGTGGTGGATGGGCGAGATCGCCCGCCTGGCCAAGCAGCGGGAGGCCGAGATCGCCGAGCTCGGCGTCACCCCGGCCACCGTCGTCGAGCTCGACGGGCTGATCGCCGAGGGCCGGATCAACGACAAGCTCGCCAAGAAGGTCCTGGCCCACGTCCTGGACGGCGAGGGGAGTCCGGCCGAGGTCGTCGAGGCCCGCGGCCTGGCCGTGGTCTCCGACGACTCCGTGCTCACGGCCGCGATCGACGACGCCATGGCCGCGATGCCCGAGGTCGTCGAGAAGGTCAGGGGCGGGAAGGTCCAGGCCGTCGGCGCCCTCATCGGCCCGGTCATGAAGGCCACCCGCGGCCAGGCCGACGCCGCCCGCGTGCGCGAGCTGATCCTGGAGCGCCTCGGCGTGCAGGGCTGA
- a CDS encoding NAD(P)/FAD-dependent oxidoreductase: MDLDCDVLVIGGGIAGLSLASELARRRGTGAGVVLAEAEPRPAHHTSGRSAEQLIPSYGPAPVRELTELTVAALLAPGPDAERPVAWPSTVVVVGAGEALRAEAVPGTTELDREAVLGLCPELACAPAAEVEGGLLDTTSVRTDAAALVERHRRAAEAAGARILLRAPVTAAAREDGAWAVRAGTHRVRARQVVVAAGAWADAVAGLFGAVPLGLVPLRRTAALVRLARPLAADHPMVVAAGDAWYYRRAGAGALVSPAEAVPSEPCDARPVAADVDALVARLNELTCLGITGVERAWTGLRTEAADGVPVCGPDPEVPGLLWLAGQSGYGFQTSTAMARAAADLLLEGAVGPWCTPATVAALDPARLRG, encoded by the coding sequence ATGGACCTCGACTGCGACGTGCTGGTGATCGGCGGCGGCATCGCCGGGCTCTCCCTGGCCTCGGAGCTGGCGCGGCGGCGCGGCACCGGGGCCGGCGTGGTGCTGGCCGAGGCCGAGCCCCGTCCGGCCCACCACACCTCCGGGCGCTCCGCCGAGCAGCTCATCCCCAGCTACGGACCCGCGCCCGTGCGCGAGCTCACGGAGCTGACCGTCGCCGCGCTGCTGGCCCCCGGCCCGGACGCGGAGCGGCCCGTGGCCTGGCCCTCGACCGTGGTCGTCGTCGGCGCGGGGGAGGCCCTGCGCGCCGAGGCCGTCCCGGGCACGACCGAGCTGGACCGGGAGGCCGTGCTCGGACTGTGCCCGGAGCTGGCGTGCGCACCGGCCGCGGAGGTCGAGGGCGGGCTGCTCGACACGACCTCGGTGCGCACCGACGCCGCCGCCCTGGTCGAGCGCCACCGGCGGGCGGCCGAGGCCGCCGGCGCCCGGATCCTGCTGCGGGCCCCCGTCACCGCCGCCGCCCGGGAGGACGGCGCCTGGGCGGTGCGCGCCGGGACCCACCGGGTGCGCGCCCGGCAGGTCGTGGTCGCGGCCGGGGCCTGGGCGGACGCGGTCGCCGGGCTCTTCGGGGCCGTCCCGCTGGGCCTGGTCCCGCTGCGGCGCACCGCGGCCCTCGTGCGCCTGGCCCGGCCCCTGGCCGCGGACCACCCCATGGTCGTCGCCGCCGGGGACGCCTGGTACTACCGCCGTGCCGGGGCGGGGGCGCTGGTCTCCCCGGCCGAGGCCGTGCCCAGCGAGCCGTGCGACGCCCGCCCCGTCGCCGCGGACGTCGACGCGCTCGTGGCCCGCCTCAACGAGCTGACGTGCCTGGGGATCACCGGGGTCGAGCGGGCCTGGACCGGGCTGCGCACCGAGGCCGCCGACGGGGTGCCCGTGTGCGGGCCGGACCCGGAGGTGCCCGGGCTGCTGTGGCTGGCCGGGCAGTCCGGCTACGGCTTCCAGACGAGCACGGCGATGGCCCGCGCGGCCGCCGACCTGCTGCTCGAGGGCGCGGTCGGCCCGTGGTGCACCCCCGCCACGGTCGCCGCCCTGGACCCGGCCCGTCTGCGCGGCTGA
- a CDS encoding S9 family peptidase codes for MTVQPPRIDRRPAQRAFHGHLFEDPYEWLREKESPEVLAHLGAENDYAEASTAHLGPLRETVYEEIRARTRETDLSVPERRGDWWYFARTVEGGAHQSFCRVPAATTGDLLADWTPPVVEPGTPMPGEQVLLDADAEAAKHSFYALGSFDVAEDGSLLAWAEDTTGDERFVLRVKDLVTGAVLADEIPGVFYGAFLSPDARSVYYTVVDDAWRPHQVRRHELGTPVAEDVVVAQEDDPGLWLGAGLSADRRWILLEAACSEYSEVRLLPADDPGAEPRVVLPRTDRVLYEAEPFLLGGREQILLTHDHEAPDSRVSLMDPADLGRPVAQVALRDVVPAVPGERVHGCAVTAGHLVVSVRAGTTLRVRLVPLAALAADPAAAAVEPAFGEELYTATVAAAEFDAPVVRLSYTSFTTPPRVYDVFAAGATGDDDALPAEPLLRREATVLGGYDPADYTVERDWATAADGTRIPVSLVRRADLDPSVPAPVLQYAYGSYEHSTDPAFSVSRLSLLDRGVVWAVAHVRGGGELGRSWYEHGKKLHKANTFTDFVAVTDHLAARPDVDERRILVMGGSAGGLLVGAVLNLAPEKYCGALAAVPFVDPLTSILDPSLPLTALEWEEWGNPIEDPHVYRYMREYSPYENVGARPYPPVLAVTSLHDTRVLYVEPAKWVAALRERSTSGHPVLLRCEMAGGHGGASGRYAQWRDTAWEYAWVLDQMGLAGA; via the coding sequence ATGACTGTCCAGCCCCCACGGATCGACCGCCGCCCCGCCCAGCGCGCCTTCCACGGCCACCTCTTCGAGGACCCCTACGAGTGGCTGCGCGAGAAGGAGTCCCCCGAGGTGCTGGCCCACCTCGGGGCGGAGAACGACTACGCGGAGGCCTCCACCGCCCACCTGGGGCCGCTGCGGGAGACGGTCTACGAGGAGATCCGCGCCCGCACCCGGGAGACCGACCTCTCCGTGCCCGAGCGGCGCGGGGACTGGTGGTACTTCGCCCGCACCGTGGAGGGCGGGGCCCACCAGTCCTTCTGCCGGGTGCCCGCCGCCACGACCGGGGATCTTCTCGCCGACTGGACCCCGCCCGTGGTCGAGCCCGGCACCCCCATGCCCGGGGAACAGGTGCTCCTGGACGCCGACGCCGAGGCCGCGAAGCACTCCTTCTACGCCCTGGGCTCCTTCGACGTCGCCGAGGACGGGAGCCTGCTCGCGTGGGCCGAGGACACCACCGGCGACGAGCGCTTCGTGCTGCGCGTGAAGGACCTCGTCACCGGCGCCGTGCTCGCGGACGAGATCCCCGGCGTCTTCTACGGGGCGTTCCTCTCCCCCGACGCCCGGAGCGTCTACTACACGGTGGTCGACGACGCCTGGCGGCCCCACCAGGTGCGCCGCCACGAGCTGGGCACCCCGGTGGCCGAGGACGTCGTGGTGGCGCAGGAGGACGACCCCGGCCTGTGGCTGGGCGCCGGGCTCTCCGCCGACCGGCGGTGGATCCTGCTCGAGGCCGCCTGCTCGGAGTACTCCGAGGTGCGCCTGCTGCCCGCCGACGACCCCGGCGCCGAGCCGCGGGTCGTGCTCCCGCGCACCGACCGGGTGCTCTACGAGGCCGAGCCGTTCCTGCTCGGGGGGCGCGAGCAGATCCTGCTCACCCACGACCACGAGGCCCCCGACTCCCGGGTCTCGCTGATGGACCCCGCCGACCTGGGCCGGCCGGTGGCGCAGGTGGCGCTGCGCGACGTCGTGCCCGCCGTGCCCGGCGAGCGCGTGCACGGCTGCGCCGTCACCGCCGGGCACCTGGTGGTCTCCGTGCGCGCGGGGACCACGCTGCGGGTCCGGCTCGTGCCGCTGGCCGCGCTCGCGGCGGACCCGGCCGCGGCCGCCGTCGAGCCGGCCTTCGGGGAGGAGCTCTACACCGCTACCGTCGCGGCCGCGGAGTTCGACGCCCCCGTGGTGCGGCTGTCCTACACCTCCTTCACCACCCCGCCGCGCGTCTACGACGTCTTCGCGGCCGGGGCCACCGGCGACGACGACGCCCTGCCGGCCGAGCCGCTGCTGCGCCGCGAGGCGACGGTGCTCGGCGGCTACGACCCGGCCGACTACACCGTGGAGCGCGACTGGGCCACCGCCGCCGACGGCACGCGCATCCCCGTCTCGCTGGTCCGGCGCGCCGACCTCGACCCCTCGGTGCCCGCGCCGGTGCTGCAGTACGCCTACGGCTCCTACGAGCACAGCACGGACCCGGCCTTCTCCGTCTCGCGGCTGTCCCTGCTGGACCGCGGCGTGGTGTGGGCGGTCGCGCACGTGCGCGGCGGCGGGGAGCTGGGCCGGTCGTGGTACGAGCACGGGAAGAAGCTGCACAAGGCCAACACGTTCACGGACTTCGTGGCCGTCACCGACCACCTGGCCGCCCGCCCGGACGTGGACGAGCGGCGGATCCTCGTGATGGGCGGCTCGGCCGGGGGCCTGCTCGTGGGCGCGGTGCTCAACCTCGCCCCGGAGAAGTACTGCGGGGCCCTCGCGGCGGTGCCGTTCGTGGACCCGCTGACCTCGATCCTGGACCCCTCGCTGCCGTTGACGGCCCTGGAGTGGGAGGAGTGGGGCAACCCCATCGAGGACCCGCACGTCTACCGGTACATGCGCGAGTACTCCCCCTACGAGAACGTCGGGGCCCGGCCCTATCCCCCGGTGCTCGCGGTCACGAGCCTGCACGACACCCGGGTGCTCTACGTCGAGCCGGCCAAGTGGGTCGCGGCCCTGCGCGAGCGCTCGACCTCCGGGCACCCGGTGCTGCTGCGCTGCGAGATGGCCGGCGGCCACGGCGGGGCCTCGGGCCGGTACGCGCAGTGGCGCGACACCGCCTGGGAGTACGCGTGGGTGCTCGACCAGATGGGCCTGGCCGGCGCCTGA
- a CDS encoding CPBP family intramembrane glutamic endopeptidase — protein sequence MSTPAVPDPPATPGRAAPVLGSARADLWTQVLLVLGVSLGASAVYAVLSLAEQLARGPLAEAQATLNPALSPLPLLDLARQLAGIGLDLVPVLLALYLLAGSAAALPAVLRRIGLDARMPWPDLGLGAVLFLLMGLGTLALYAAGRALGLTAAVSTSGLGEHWWTVPVLLASALRHALVEEVVVVAFLADRLTRLGWRWPAVLAATAVFRGLYHVYQGVGPFLGNVVMGLVFAELYRRTGRVMPLVVAHFLLDAVGFLGSAWLLG from the coding sequence ATGAGCACCCCCGCCGTCCCCGACCCGCCCGCGACCCCCGGCCGCGCCGCCCCCGTGCTGGGCTCGGCCCGCGCCGACCTGTGGACCCAGGTCCTGCTCGTGCTCGGCGTCTCCCTGGGGGCCTCCGCCGTCTACGCCGTGCTCTCCCTGGCCGAGCAACTCGCCCGGGGGCCCCTGGCCGAGGCGCAGGCGACCCTCAACCCGGCGCTGAGCCCCCTGCCGCTGCTGGACCTCGCCCGCCAGCTCGCCGGCATCGGCCTGGACCTCGTGCCGGTGCTGCTCGCGCTGTACCTGCTCGCCGGCTCCGCCGCGGCCCTGCCGGCCGTGCTGCGCCGGATCGGCCTCGACGCCCGCATGCCCTGGCCGGACCTGGGCCTGGGCGCGGTGCTCTTCCTGCTCATGGGCCTGGGCACCCTGGCCCTGTACGCGGCCGGGCGGGCCCTGGGCCTGACCGCCGCGGTCAGCACCTCGGGGCTGGGGGAGCACTGGTGGACGGTGCCGGTGCTGCTGGCCTCGGCGCTGCGCCACGCGCTGGTCGAGGAGGTCGTCGTCGTCGCCTTCCTCGCCGACCGGCTCACCCGGCTGGGCTGGCGCTGGCCCGCGGTGCTCGCCGCGACCGCCGTGTTCCGCGGGCTCTACCACGTCTACCAGGGCGTCGGCCCGTTCCTGGGCAACGTGGTCATGGGCCTGGTCTTCGCCGAGCTCTACCGGCGCACGGGCCGGGTCATGCCGCTCGTGGTGGCGCACTTCCTGCTCGACGCCGTCGGCTTCCTCGGCAGCGCCTGGCTGCTGGGCTGA
- a CDS encoding VOC family protein: MRVDHVSYACRPEGLEATTERIADRLGIEPVKGGVHPRFGTRNMILPLTNHQYVEVVEVLQHPAAEKAPYGQAVRARSAAGGGWLGWVVEVEDLAPFERRLGREAVPGHRVFPDGRCLQWHQIGVKGLIADPQLPFMVHFDSAPEMHPSQARITDVGLHGMSIAGSPERVTDWLGAPVEEVLEDLEVEWRYPEGTPGLLEVTFTTPDGAVTI, from the coding sequence ATGAGAGTCGACCACGTGTCCTACGCCTGCCGCCCCGAGGGCCTCGAGGCCACCACGGAGCGCATCGCCGACCGGCTGGGCATCGAGCCGGTCAAGGGCGGGGTGCACCCGCGCTTCGGCACCCGCAACATGATCCTGCCGCTGACCAACCACCAGTACGTGGAGGTCGTCGAGGTGCTCCAGCACCCCGCGGCCGAGAAGGCGCCCTACGGGCAGGCCGTGCGGGCCCGCTCCGCCGCCGGCGGCGGCTGGCTGGGCTGGGTCGTGGAGGTCGAGGACCTGGCCCCGTTCGAGCGGCGCCTGGGGCGCGAGGCGGTGCCGGGCCACCGGGTGTTCCCGGACGGCCGGTGCCTGCAGTGGCACCAGATCGGCGTCAAGGGTCTCATCGCGGACCCGCAGCTGCCGTTCATGGTGCACTTCGACTCCGCCCCCGAGATGCACCCCTCGCAGGCGCGGATCACGGACGTGGGCCTGCACGGGATGTCCATCGCGGGCTCCCCGGAGCGGGTCACCGACTGGCTGGGCGCGCCGGTCGAGGAGGTGCTCGAGGACCTCGAGGTCGAGTGGCGCTACCCGGAGGGCACGCCGGGGCTGCTCGAGGTGACGTTCACGACCCCCGACGGGGCCGTGACCATCTGA
- a CDS encoding bifunctional o-acetylhomoserine/o-acetylserine sulfhydrylase yields the protein MSESPRTTTDERPTPENPGGWSFETRQIHAGQSPDPVTGSRALPIHQTTSFVFPDAQAAADRFALAELGPIYTRIGNPTTEVVENRITALEGGVGALMLSAGQSATSFAVLNLAGAGDHVVASPSLYGGTFNLFKYTLPKLGIETTFVEDPDDPEAWRRAVRPTTKAFFAESIPNPRNDVLDIETVAGLAHDAGVPLIVDNTVATPYLVRPFEWGADVVVHSATKFLGGHGTAIGGVIVDAGRFDYGRDPERFPGFNQPDESYGGLVYAETLGADGPFGVNLSYILKARVQLLRDLGSSISPFNAFLIEQGTETLSLRMERHVANAEAVARWLEARDDVRSVSYAGLASSPWHARARKYAPRGAGSIVGFVLDGGREAGSAFVDGLTLHSNVANIGDVRSLVIHPASTTHSQLLPEEQLAAGVEPGFVRLSVGLEHVEDILADLEQGFAAAAARGGAA from the coding sequence ATGTCCGAGTCCCCCCGCACCACCACCGACGAGCGGCCCACGCCCGAGAACCCGGGCGGCTGGTCCTTCGAGACCCGGCAGATCCACGCCGGCCAGAGCCCCGACCCGGTCACCGGCTCGCGCGCGCTGCCGATCCACCAGACCACCTCGTTCGTCTTCCCGGACGCGCAGGCCGCCGCGGACCGCTTCGCGCTCGCCGAGCTCGGCCCCATCTACACCCGGATCGGCAACCCGACCACCGAGGTCGTCGAGAACCGGATCACCGCCCTCGAGGGCGGGGTGGGCGCGCTGATGCTCAGCGCCGGCCAGTCCGCCACGAGCTTCGCGGTGCTCAACCTCGCCGGGGCCGGCGACCACGTCGTGGCCAGCCCGAGCCTCTACGGCGGGACGTTCAACCTCTTCAAGTACACCCTGCCGAAGCTGGGCATCGAGACCACGTTCGTCGAGGACCCGGACGACCCCGAGGCGTGGCGGCGGGCCGTGCGGCCCACCACGAAGGCCTTCTTCGCCGAGTCGATCCCCAACCCGCGCAACGACGTGCTCGACATCGAGACGGTCGCGGGCCTCGCCCACGACGCCGGGGTCCCGCTGATCGTGGACAACACCGTGGCCACCCCCTACCTGGTGCGGCCCTTCGAGTGGGGCGCCGACGTCGTCGTGCACTCCGCGACCAAGTTCCTCGGCGGCCACGGCACCGCGATCGGCGGGGTGATCGTCGACGCCGGGCGCTTCGACTACGGCCGCGACCCCGAGCGCTTCCCCGGGTTCAACCAGCCGGACGAGTCCTACGGCGGGCTCGTCTACGCCGAGACCCTCGGCGCGGACGGCCCGTTCGGCGTCAACCTCTCCTACATCCTCAAGGCCCGGGTGCAGCTGCTGCGCGACCTCGGCTCCTCGATCTCCCCGTTCAACGCGTTCCTCATCGAGCAGGGCACCGAGACGCTGTCCCTGCGCATGGAGCGCCACGTGGCCAACGCCGAGGCGGTCGCCCGGTGGCTCGAGGCCCGCGACGACGTCCGCTCCGTCTCCTACGCCGGGCTGGCCTCCTCACCGTGGCACGCCCGCGCCCGCAAGTACGCCCCGCGCGGGGCCGGGTCGATCGTGGGCTTCGTGCTCGACGGCGGGCGGGAGGCCGGCTCCGCGTTCGTCGACGGGCTCACGCTGCACTCCAACGTCGCCAACATCGGCGACGTCCGCTCGCTGGTGATCCACCCCGCCTCGACCACCCACAGCCAGCTGCTGCCCGAGGAGCAGCTGGCCGCCGGGGTCGAGCCCGGCTTCGTGCGCCTGTCCGTGGGCCTGGAGCACGTCGAGGACATCCTCGCCGACCTCGAGCAAGGCTTCGCCGCCGCCGCGGCCCGCGGGGGCGCGGCATGA